A window from Kwoniella pini CBS 10737 chromosome 1, complete sequence encodes these proteins:
- a CDS encoding malate synthase A, protein MTSFSKEIHFTSSIPSEAKHILTKESINFLTILHRTFDSRRQELLENRKKVQIELDQGKPLTFLSETKEIRDSPGWSCAPPAPGLEDRRVEITGPTDRKMVINALNSGAKTFMADFEDSNSPTWSNMVLGQVNLYDAIRRQIDFETNGKQYKLSEKPAVLLVRPRGWHLPEPRLLIDGKPISGSLFDFGLYFFNNAAELIKRGSGPYFYLPKMEHHLEARLWNDVFSLATSHLGLPQGIIRGTVLIETLPAAFQMEEILYELREHSSGLNCGRWDYIFSFIKKQRARKECVFPDRTDVTMTVPFMDAYVRLLIQTCHKRKVAAMGGMSAQIPIKNDNEANNRAMAKVRADKEREVKAGHDGTWVAHPALIKIALEVFDEHMKGPNQYHVRREDVTVTDKQIADPSVPGKITEKGVRDNVSAALSYCAAWISGNGCVPINYLMEDAATAEIARVQLWQWVKYGSKTDNGVAITPSYLQSIFSEEASKVSKLPGIDPSHVKIASEYMASQIKAQWPSDFLTSDLLIHLEGVGVVGGSSTGKSSL, encoded by the exons ATGacttcattttcaaaagaaattcatttcacttcatcaattccatCTGAAGCTAAACATATTTTAacaaaagaatcaattaattttttaacTATTTTACATCGTACTTTTGATTCAAGAAGacaagaattattagaaaatagaaaaaaagtacaaattgaattagatcaa GGTAAACCACTTACTTTCTTATCTGAAACTAAAGAAATAAGAGATTCTCCAGGATGGTCATGTGCTCCTCCTGCACCAGGATTAGAAGAtcgaag GGTCGAAATCACTGGTCCAACAGACAGAAAGATGGTTATCAATGCTTTAAATTCCGGAGCGAAGACTTTCATGGCTGATTTTGAAG ACTCTAACTCGCCTACTTGGTCAAATATGGTGTTAGGTCAAGTTAACCTCTATGATGCTATCAG ACGACAAATTGACTTTGAGACAAATGGCAAACAATACAAGCTTTCCGAAAAACCTGCTGTCCTCCTTGTCCG ACCAAGAGGTTGGCATCTTCCTGAGCCTCGACTCCTTATTGACGGTAAACCAATTTCAGGatcattatttgattttggtttatatttcttcaataatGCCGCAGAATTAATCAAGAGGGGTTCTGGACCGTATTTCTATTTACCAAAAATGGAACATCACTTGGAAGCTAGATTATGGAATGACGTCTTTTCCCTCGCTACATCACATTTGGGGCTTCCTCAAGGTATCATTAGAGGTACTGTTCTTATTGAAACTTTACCTGCTGCTTTCCAAATGGAAGAAATACTCTATGAGCTCAGAGAGCATTCCAGTGGTTTGAATTGTGGTCGATGGGACTATATCTTCAGTTT CATCAAGAAACAACGAGCACGCAAAGAATGTGTCTTCCCTGATCGAACGGATGTTACCATGACTGTGCCTTTCATGGACGCATACGTCAGGCTGCTAATCCAAACATGTCACAA ACGAAAGGTCGCAGCTATGGGCGGAATGTCAGCTCAAATCCCTATCAAAAATGACAACGAGGCGAACAACAGAGCTATGGCTAAGGTCCGAGCCgataaagaaagagaagttAAAGCTGGACATGATGGAACCTGGGTCGCTCATCCTGCTTTGATAAAAATTGCTTTGGAAGTCTTTGATGAGCATATGAAGGGACCAAACCAA TACCATGTCAGAAGAGAAGACGTTACTGTCACTGATAAGCAAATTGCCGACCCTTCTGTACCTGGTAAAATCACCGAGAAAGGTGTTAGGGATAACGTATCTGC GGCGTTGTCTTACTGTGCCGCTTGGATTTCTGGTAATGGATGCGTACCCATCAATTACCTGATG GAGGATGCAGCTACAGCAGAAATTGCAAGAGTCCAATTATGGCAATGGGTAAAATACGGTTCAAAAACAGATAATGGCGTTGCAATCACTCCTTCATATTTACAAAGTATTTTCTCAGAAGAAGCATCAAAAGTTTCAAAATTACCTGGAATTGATCCTTCTCATGTTAAAATTGCAAGTGAATATATGGCTTCTCAAATTAAAGCTCAATGGCCTAGTGATTTCCTTACTTCtgatcttttaattcatttagAAGGTGTTGGAGTTGTTGGTGGATCAAGTACTGGAAAAAGTAGTTTATGA
- a CDS encoding vacuolar transporter chaperone 1, with protein sequence MSTQPLLQRTAKKRIALPVRVEPKVFFANERTFLSWLHFAVVLGGLAVGLLNFGDKVGKISAAMYTVIAMAVMLYALVIYQMRARSIRLRTGAPYDDRLGPTVLCLCLLAAIITNFILKAVYE encoded by the exons ATGTCAACTCAACCATTACTTCAAAGAACCGCTAAAAAG CGAATTGCCTTACCTGTCAGAGTAGAACCTAAAGTATTCTTCGCCAATGA GCGAACATTCTTGTCATGGCTTCATTTTGCAGTTGTTTTAGGTGGTTTGGCTGTTGGATTATTGAATTTCGGTGACAAG GTTGGTAAGATTTCAGCAGCGATGTATACTGTCATTG CTATGGCTGTCATGCTTTATGCTTTGGTGATATATCAAATGCGAGCAAGATCAATTAGACTAAGGACAGGTGCCCCGTATGATGATAGACTCGGTCCT ACTGTTCTTTGTCTCTGTTTATTAG CTGCTATCATTAccaacttcatcttgaagGCTGTATACGAGTAG